From a single Anaerolineales bacterium genomic region:
- a CDS encoding dihydrofolate reductase family protein, whose protein sequence is MTVKVSVYIAVSLDGFIARKNGDIDWLTGGESGEDYGYADFMSTVDHVVMGRNTFEKVLSFGGWHYEKKVIVLTSRDLTLAPELSGKAEALHLSPRELIHELERRGVRHIYLDGGVTVQHFLREGLVDEMTITTIPILIGEGLPLFGALEEDVRLELLGSQSFKNGFVQNIYKVL, encoded by the coding sequence ATGACCGTTAAAGTTTCAGTTTACATTGCTGTCAGCCTGGACGGTTTCATCGCCCGCAAGAACGGGGACATCGACTGGCTGACAGGCGGCGAAAGCGGCGAAGATTACGGCTACGCGGACTTCATGTCCACGGTGGACCACGTCGTGATGGGACGCAACACGTTCGAGAAAGTGCTGTCCTTCGGCGGCTGGCATTACGAGAAAAAAGTGATCGTGCTCACCAGCAGGGACCTGACCCTCGCGCCCGAACTGAGCGGCAAAGCCGAGGCGCTTCACCTATCTCCCCGCGAGTTGATCCACGAACTCGAACGGCGCGGCGTCCGGCACATCTACCTCGACGGCGGCGTGACCGTCCAGCATTTCCTGCGTGAAGGGCTCGTGGACGAAATGACCATCACCACCATTCCCATCCTCATCGGTGAAGGTCTGCCGTTGTTCGGCGCGCTGGAAGAGGACGTCCGGTTGGAATTGCTGGGATCCCAATCCTTCAAGAACGGATTCGTACAGAACATCTACAAGGTCTTATAA
- a CDS encoding YdeI/OmpD-associated family protein: MDISKTLYVTDRKAWRDWLKKNYKTEPEIWMIYPKKATGKPRIEYNDAVEEALCFGWIDSIQKKFDDDHSAQRFSPRKAKSNYSQPNIERLRTLVAQKKVIKEVADTLEGILNAEFIFPPDIMKAIRANKEAWMNYQRFSEPYKRIRIAFIETARSRPEEFKKRLRHFIEMTVQNKTFGFGGIEKHY; encoded by the coding sequence ATGGACATTTCCAAGACTCTCTACGTCACAGACCGCAAGGCATGGCGGGACTGGTTGAAGAAGAATTACAAGACCGAGCCGGAGATCTGGATGATCTACCCCAAGAAAGCGACGGGGAAGCCGCGCATCGAGTACAACGACGCGGTGGAAGAGGCGCTGTGCTTCGGCTGGATCGACAGCATCCAAAAGAAGTTCGATGACGATCACAGCGCCCAACGCTTCTCGCCACGCAAGGCAAAGAGCAACTATTCACAGCCCAACATCGAACGCCTGCGGACGTTGGTCGCGCAGAAGAAGGTCATCAAGGAAGTGGCGGATACGCTGGAAGGCATATTGAACGCAGAGTTCATCTTCCCGCCCGACATAATGAAAGCCATCCGGGCGAATAAGGAAGCGTGGATGAACTATCAAAGGTTCTCGGAGCCTTACAAACGGATACGGATTGCCTTCATCGAAACGGCACGCAGCCGTCCCGAAGAATTCAAGAAGCGCCTGCGTCACTTCATCGAAATGACCGTACAGAACAAGACCTTCGGCTTTGGCGGAATCGAAAAGCATTATTAG
- a CDS encoding DUF72 domain-containing protein → MKGFVMSLYLGCPIWSFKGWVGNFYPKGAKSSEFLREYAKRLNTIEGSTTFYAVPAPKTVESWIEQTPESFRFCLKIPKAISHNGKLADYIDRALQFVETMRPLASRLGPMFLQLPPGYSPRLLPDLATFLDAFPKDIRLGVEVRHLDWFDEPDRNALNKLLADHDMARVVIDTRPIRNLAGDASIKGSAYESLLEARERKPNVPVFEEVTTDFTFLRFIGHPELEHNKAWMEEWVPRIADQLSAGKDAYVFCHTPDNLQAPYIAREFHQRIAGQIKLDPLPWEDASSDVFEQGTLF, encoded by the coding sequence ATGAAAGGATTCGTAATGTCGTTGTATCTCGGTTGTCCGATCTGGTCGTTCAAGGGTTGGGTGGGGAATTTCTATCCGAAAGGCGCGAAGTCGTCGGAGTTCCTGCGCGAGTATGCAAAGCGCCTCAACACCATCGAAGGCAGCACCACCTTTTATGCCGTCCCTGCGCCGAAGACGGTCGAGTCATGGATCGAGCAGACGCCGGAGTCCTTTCGCTTTTGCCTGAAGATACCGAAAGCGATCAGCCACAACGGGAAACTCGCAGACTATATTGACCGTGCACTTCAGTTCGTGGAGACCATGCGTCCGCTCGCCTCGCGGCTTGGACCGATGTTCCTGCAGCTTCCCCCCGGTTATTCGCCTCGTCTGCTGCCTGACCTTGCCACTTTTCTGGACGCGTTTCCAAAGGACATCCGCCTCGGTGTGGAAGTGCGCCATCTGGATTGGTTCGATGAGCCGGACCGGAATGCGTTGAACAAACTGCTCGCAGACCATGATATGGCGCGCGTGGTCATCGATACGCGTCCGATCCGCAACTTGGCGGGGGATGCCTCCATCAAGGGCAGCGCCTATGAGAGCCTGCTCGAAGCGCGCGAGCGCAAGCCGAACGTGCCGGTCTTCGAGGAGGTGACGACCGATTTCACTTTCCTGCGTTTCATCGGTCACCCCGAGTTGGAGCATAACAAGGCTTGGATGGAGGAATGGGTTCCGAGGATTGCAGACCAACTGTCAGCGGGGAAGGATGCGTACGTCTTCTGTCACACGCCGGATAACTTGCAGGCTCCGTACATCGCGCGCGAATTCCATCAGCGGATCGCGGGTCAGATAAAACTCGACCCGTTGCCGTGGGAGGATGCAAGCTCGGATGTCTTTGAACAGGGGACGTTATTCTGA
- a CDS encoding YdeI/OmpD-associated family protein, which translates to MPNSTELPILPFESKKKFADWLAKNHDKSAGLWLKIAKKAAGIPTVTYAEALDVALCYGWIDGQKGSFDGEYFLQKFTPRRPKSIWSKINVGHVERLIAGGEMKPAGLKAVEAAKQDGRWDAAYSSQKNISVPEDFQSALNKNKQAKAFFETLSASRRYSFLFRITTAKKAETRDKRIRQYVEMLAKGETL; encoded by the coding sequence ATGCCTAACTCAACCGAACTCCCCATCCTTCCCTTTGAATCCAAGAAGAAATTTGCAGACTGGCTTGCGAAGAATCATGACAAGTCCGCGGGTTTGTGGTTGAAGATTGCGAAGAAAGCGGCGGGGATTCCCACGGTCACCTATGCCGAGGCGTTGGATGTTGCCTTGTGCTACGGCTGGATCGATGGACAGAAGGGGAGTTTTGACGGGGAATACTTTTTGCAGAAATTCACGCCGCGCAGACCGAAGAGCATCTGGTCGAAGATCAATGTGGGGCATGTCGAACGTCTCATTGCAGGCGGGGAGATGAAACCGGCAGGGTTGAAGGCGGTCGAAGCGGCGAAACAGGACGGGCGTTGGGATGCGGCGTATTCGTCACAGAAGAATATCTCTGTGCCGGAAGATTTTCAGTCCGCGTTGAATAAGAACAAGCAAGCCAAAGCCTTCTTTGAGACGCTGAGCGCCTCACGACGCTACTCATTCCTGTTCAGGATCACCACGGCAAAGAAAGCTGAAACGCGCGATAAGCGCATCCGTCAGTATGTGGAGATGCTGGCAAAAGGGGAGACGCTTTGA
- a CDS encoding discoidin domain-containing protein, protein MKKQSFGLNLCLILAVLLSSCNMPLETEEGGNEPPPLEEATASPQPQAEHRIGVRQVGGVGEFYDKTTGARFIPRGANYVFVPAGGGNTNLLLRVNTYDPERTRADFARLAGLGYNTVRVFLDQCSRGAGCIANADSAGLNPQYLDNIADMTFAAREAGIYILFTSNDLPDDGGYSDEANRGSGGNFAGYRNSFYLRPQAISATRRYWRDILTGLVERNAAFDAVLGWQLLNEQWMFIDQPPLSLMSGLVETTTGSYDMSDPEQKRQMVSDGLVYYIAQMKEEILLHDPTALVTMGFFAPIAAPDWYVETASLLERSELDFFDFHTYSGFDELRAYVESFGMLGYDAKPIVLGEYGAFRHIYAEIDSAARVTTNWVAESCEYGFDGWLYWTYYPAAATVSDRTWGLTDDDGYMLELFAPVNQPDPCVAVEIPNDNLAYEKPVRASLSLPGEPPSNAVDDNSATQWGAGASPVQWIEVDLQGTYSISEIRLQVAQYPNGNTVHRVQVRSSNADAYTTIHEFNGPTQDNEWLVFIPEEPLANVAQIRIQTISSPSWVAWKEIQVFGASQ, encoded by the coding sequence ATGAAAAAACAATCGTTTGGATTAAATCTATGCCTGATCCTGGCTGTGTTGCTCTCGTCCTGCAATATGCCGCTTGAAACGGAAGAGGGCGGGAACGAACCGCCGCCGCTCGAAGAGGCGACAGCCAGTCCACAGCCGCAAGCCGAGCACCGCATTGGCGTGCGCCAGGTGGGCGGCGTGGGGGAATTTTACGATAAAACAACGGGCGCTCGCTTCATTCCGCGCGGGGCGAATTACGTCTTTGTCCCTGCGGGCGGCGGCAATACGAACTTGCTGTTGCGCGTGAACACCTACGACCCTGAACGCACGCGGGCTGATTTTGCGCGGCTTGCCGGTTTGGGATATAACACCGTGCGCGTTTTTCTCGATCAGTGCAGCCGTGGAGCGGGCTGTATCGCCAACGCCGATTCGGCGGGTTTGAATCCGCAGTATCTCGACAACATCGCGGATATGACCTTCGCCGCACGGGAAGCAGGCATCTATATCCTGTTCACCTCCAATGACCTGCCGGATGACGGCGGTTACTCGGACGAGGCAAACCGCGGTTCAGGCGGCAACTTTGCCGGGTACCGCAACTCCTTCTATTTACGCCCTCAGGCGATCTCCGCCACCCGCCGCTACTGGCGCGATATCCTGACCGGTTTAGTCGAGCGCAATGCCGCATTTGATGCGGTGCTGGGCTGGCAATTGCTCAATGAGCAGTGGATGTTCATCGACCAGCCGCCGCTTTCCCTGATGAGCGGGCTAGTCGAGACCACCACAGGTTCGTATGATATGAGCGATCCCGAACAAAAGAGGCAGATGGTCAGCGATGGATTGGTCTATTACATCGCCCAGATGAAGGAAGAGATCCTCCTCCACGACCCGACGGCATTGGTCACGATGGGCTTCTTTGCGCCCATCGCCGCGCCGGACTGGTATGTGGAGACGGCGTCCCTGCTCGAGCGATCGGAGTTGGATTTCTTCGATTTCCACACCTATTCCGGCTTCGATGAACTGCGCGCCTACGTGGAATCGTTCGGGATGCTGGGATATGACGCCAAGCCGATCGTTCTCGGAGAGTATGGCGCGTTCCGTCACATCTACGCCGAGATCGACTCCGCCGCGCGTGTGACCACGAACTGGGTCGCCGAGTCGTGCGAGTATGGCTTCGACGGCTGGCTGTACTGGACGTATTATCCCGCCGCCGCAACCGTCAGTGACCGCACCTGGGGCTTGACGGATGATGACGGATACATGCTCGAATTATTTGCGCCGGTCAACCAGCCTGATCCTTGTGTGGCAGTCGAGATCCCCAATGACAATCTCGCTTATGAAAAGCCGGTCCGCGCTTCGCTCAGCCTTCCGGGAGAGCCTCCCTCCAATGCAGTGGACGATAACTCCGCTACGCAGTGGGGAGCCGGCGCATCTCCCGTGCAATGGATCGAAGTGGATTTACAGGGCACGTACAGCATCTCGGAGATCCGTTTGCAGGTGGCGCAGTATCCGAACGGGAACACGGTTCACCGCGTGCAGGTGCGTTCTTCCAACGCTGACGCATACACCACGATCCATGAATTCAACGGTCCCACGCAGGATAATGAATGGCTGGTCTTTATCCCGGAGGAGCCGCTTGCGAATGTCGCCCAGATCCGTATTCAAACCATCAGCAGTCCCTCCTGGGTGGCGTGGAAAGAAATTCAAGTGTTTGGCGCAAGCCAATGA
- a CDS encoding GAF domain-containing protein translates to MNVKKNVRILLIEDSDDDAALLLRELQRADYQVEVERVQTAEAMRSALAHQTLDLVICDYSLPSFNAPSALAILQEGGYDLPFIIISGTIGEETAVEALIAGAHDFIIKGSMSRLLPAIQRELKDAETRRRQKEADEALRESNARFSSLFENTPVSIWEEDFSQVKMYIDSLMAKAGATDLETYITEHPLVVMECMSLVRIMDVNQASLKLFGANSKDELIQSLELTFDVDSINAFRQELIAVANGMQQLEMDVVIKTLHGKRRDTRLSWAVAPGHEETFSRVLVSLVDITERKQHERELEAIVSTSQVLRTVKTLQELLDRLLDESIRLVKAEAGGIWLHDPASNQTSLGAHISFSSKDMAATKQGGEIAALVVNKGQAILSSEFCSDPQIGEQYRSGIPQGIGGVCIPLHAAESVTGAMFINIHLPRELTLDEVRILNAFAEIGGSAIHRMRLLEQSLKQINRLSSLRTIDLAISNSLDMRVSINTVLEQVITQLNVDAACVLLMQADTGRLEFYEGRGFRTQAIASTSLRPGEGLAGPIILDKKIIHVEDLEQEDNFARYDLLAGEEFTVYFGVPLIAKGEVKGVLEIFHRSPLHADREWLNFLDSLGWQTAIAIDNALLFERMQRSNFDLEMAYNATIEGWSRALDLRDKETEGHTQRVTEMTVKLARRMGIGESQIVNIRRGALLHDIGKMGVADSILLKPGPLTEEEWQIMQRHPQLAFDLLTPITYLQPALEIPLCHHEK, encoded by the coding sequence ATGAACGTGAAAAAGAATGTACGCATCCTTTTGATCGAAGACTCCGATGACGATGCCGCGCTGCTGCTGCGGGAACTTCAACGCGCAGACTATCAGGTGGAGGTCGAACGCGTCCAAACCGCAGAGGCGATGCGCTCCGCTCTGGCGCATCAGACACTGGACCTGGTCATCTGCGACTACTCCCTGCCGAGTTTCAACGCCCCCAGCGCGCTTGCCATCCTACAGGAAGGAGGCTACGACCTGCCGTTCATCATCATCTCCGGCACGATCGGGGAGGAGACCGCCGTCGAAGCGTTGATCGCCGGCGCGCACGACTTCATCATCAAGGGCAGCATGTCGAGGCTGCTTCCCGCCATCCAGCGGGAACTAAAGGATGCAGAAACCCGCCGCAGACAAAAGGAGGCGGATGAGGCGCTGCGCGAGAGCAATGCGCGCTTCAGCAGTCTGTTCGAAAATACGCCGGTGTCCATTTGGGAGGAGGACTTTTCACAGGTAAAAATGTACATCGACAGCCTGATGGCAAAAGCCGGGGCAACGGATCTCGAAACCTACATCACGGAACATCCGCTGGTGGTGATGGAATGCATGAGCCTCGTAAGGATCATGGATGTCAACCAGGCTTCGCTGAAACTGTTCGGCGCCAACAGCAAGGATGAACTGATCCAAAGCCTTGAGCTGACCTTCGACGTGGACTCCATCAACGCCTTCCGGCAGGAACTGATCGCCGTAGCCAACGGAATGCAGCAATTGGAAATGGATGTGGTGATAAAAACACTGCACGGAAAGAGGCGCGACACAAGACTTAGCTGGGCGGTTGCGCCGGGGCACGAAGAAACATTCTCGCGGGTGCTGGTTTCGCTGGTGGACATCACCGAACGCAAACAGCATGAGAGGGAACTGGAGGCGATCGTATCCACCAGCCAGGTGCTGCGCACCGTCAAAACACTTCAGGAGCTTTTGGACCGCCTGCTGGATGAATCCATCCGCCTCGTCAAGGCGGAAGCGGGCGGCATCTGGCTGCATGACCCCGCTTCCAACCAGACCAGCCTCGGGGCGCACATCAGCTTCAGTTCCAAAGACATGGCGGCGACAAAACAGGGAGGAGAGATCGCGGCGCTGGTCGTGAACAAGGGACAAGCGATCCTCTCCAGTGAATTTTGTTCCGACCCGCAGATCGGCGAACAATATCGCAGCGGCATCCCGCAGGGCATCGGCGGCGTGTGCATTCCGCTGCATGCCGCCGAAAGCGTGACCGGCGCCATGTTCATCAACATCCATCTGCCGCGCGAACTGACGCTGGATGAAGTGCGCATCCTGAACGCCTTTGCCGAGATCGGGGGCAGCGCCATCCACCGCATGAGACTGCTCGAACAAAGCCTGAAACAGATCAACCGCCTGAGCAGCCTGCGGACGATCGACCTTGCGATCAGCAACAGCCTTGACATGCGGGTTTCGATCAACACGGTGTTGGAACAGGTGATCACACAGCTCAACGTGGATGCGGCTTGCGTGTTATTGATGCAGGCGGATACCGGACGCCTCGAGTTCTACGAAGGCAGGGGCTTCCGAACCCAGGCAATCGCCTCCACCAGCCTGCGCCCCGGCGAAGGTCTGGCTGGACCGATCATCCTCGATAAAAAGATCATCCATGTGGAGGACCTGGAACAGGAAGACAATTTCGCCCGCTACGATCTGCTGGCAGGTGAAGAATTCACGGTCTATTTTGGCGTTCCTTTGATCGCAAAAGGGGAAGTAAAGGGTGTGCTTGAGATCTTCCACCGCTCCCCCCTGCACGCGGACAGGGAATGGCTCAACTTCCTTGATTCCCTCGGCTGGCAGACCGCCATCGCCATCGACAATGCCCTGCTCTTCGAGCGGATGCAGCGCTCCAACTTCGACCTTGAAATGGCGTACAACGCCACCATCGAAGGCTGGTCGCGTGCACTCGACCTGCGCGACAAGGAAACCGAAGGACACACCCAGCGCGTCACCGAAATGACGGTCAAACTCGCGCGCCGCATGGGCATCGGCGAGAGCCAGATCGTCAACATACGGCGCGGCGCACTGCTGCACGACATCGGCAAGATGGGCGTGGCAGACAGCATCCTGCTCAAGCCCGGTCCGCTCACGGAGGAGGAATGGCAGATCATGCAAAGGCATCCGCAGTTGGCGTTTGACCTGCTCACCCCGATCACCTACCTGCAACCTGCGTTGGAAATCCCCCTGTGCCACCATGAAAAATAG